From Leptospira kirschneri serovar Cynopteri str. 3522 CT:
AAGACATTAAAAAACAGTTTAACAACTTCGATCCGTCTAATTTGATCGGAATCAATATAGATACATTTCACAAAAATCCAGCCTATCAACGAGGACTTCTAGACAAACTAACGGATACGTTTAGTTCTTCTATCAACATTGGAGGGAGAACCTTTAATCTAATTGCAAATCCGATCATAGACGATGCCGGAGATCGTTTGGGTTCCGTTGTAGAATGGAGCGACGTTACCGAGCAGAATAAGATCGCAGAACAAAGAAAAATTGAAAACGAGGAACTGATTCGGGTAAAGGTAGCATTGGACAATACTTCCACAAACATCATGATCGCGGATAACGAATTCAATATTCGTTATATGAATCAGGCGGTGGTTCGGATGTTCGAAATAGGAGAAGAAGACATTAAAAAACAATTCGCTCATTTTAATCTCAAAAGTTTGGTAGGATCGAACATAGATCAATTCCATAAAAACCCGGCACACCAAAGAGGTGTATTGAGCAGTTTCACCGGAATTCATAAAGCTACGATTAAAATCGGCGGTAGAACCTTTGACCTTATTGCCAATCCAATTTTAGATACAAACGGCAAACGACTCGGTTCGGTCGTTGAATGGTCGGATGTTACAAATGAACTCGCAGTTCAAGAAGAAGTGGAGGGAATCGTAAGCGCCGCTGCAAAAGGAAATTTTACGACTCGAATTTCTCTGGATTCTAAAACCGGTTTTTTTCTAAATTTAAGTCGGTCCCTAAATCAATTGTTGGAAGTGAGCAATCGAGGTTTGAACGAAGTAGTAGAAGCTTTAGAAAGAATTTCCTCTGGGGACCTGACTCAAAAAATTACGAACGAATATCACGGCACCTTTGGAAAGTTAAAGGAATATTCCAATGTTACGATGGACAAATTAAGCGAGATCATTGGGGATATTATCATTCGTTCCTCTAGTTTAGTTACTTCTGCGAGCGAAGTTTCTTCTACTGCCAATTCCTTAAGCCAAGGCGCATCTGAGCAAGCTGCAAGCGTTGAAGAAACTACTTCTTCTTTGGAAGAAATGACTGCGTCCATCGATCAAAACGCTCAGAATTCACGTCAGACGGAACAGATCTCTTCTAAATCTTCTCAAGACGCAGAAGAAGGCGGCGTGTCTGTGATCGAAACCGTTAAGGCGATGAAACAGATTGCGGAAAAAATTAGTATCATCGAAGACATAGCGTATCAAACCAACTTACTCGCGTTAAACGCCGCGATAGAAGCGGCAAGAGCCGGAGACCACGGAAAAGGTTTCGCAGTAGTAGCTTCTGAAGTTCGTAAACTCGCAGAAAGAAGTCAAAAATCCGCAAATGAAATTAGTAGTTTAGCAGGAAACAGCGTGGCCATCGCGGAAAGGGCCGGAGATTTGATTTCTCAGATCGTTCCTTCCATCCGAAAAACTGCAGATCTTGTTCAAGAAATTACGGCTGCAAGCGACGAACAATCTTCAGGAGTTTCCGAAATCAACAAGGCTATGGGACAACTCGATCAGGTTTCTCAGCAAAACGCTTCCGCATCCGAAGAATTAGCCGCAATCTCGGAAGAGATGAATGCACAAGCAGAACAACTCAAAGAGTCAGTTCTATTCTTTAAGATTTCGGACGGGGATAAACGCTTAACCAACGGGGGAGGATTGCTTCATCGAGATCTTTCTGGAACCGGTATCATCAAAGCAACTCCCACAACTAGAAAAGATCTTCCCAAGGGAATATCTCCCATTACCGAAAAATTTGAAAGGTATTAAGAGGGTTTAAAGATGAGCGTTTTAGAGGACAATCAGTTTCTTACGTTTTATCTCGGAAGGGAATATTACGGAATTAGAATATTAAATATTAAAGAAATTATAGAATATTCTGGTTTGACGAACGTTCCTTTAATGCCGGAATTCATTCCTGGAGTGATCAACCTTCGAGGAAATGTAGTTCCGGTCATAGATTTGAAACATAAATTTTTTAGAAGTAAAATCAAACCGGACCGTAAAACCTGCGTGATCATAGTAGAATTACATTCTCAAAAAGAAGGTGACCGAAAGGAAAAAACCGACTTGGGTATTCTTGTCGAATCTGTGGACGAAGTTGTTTCCATTCCGAACGATGATATAGAACCTCCTCCCACTTTTGGCTCTAAAATCAAAGTAGATTTTATTTTAGGAATGGCGAGACAGGAAAATGGTTTTATCATCATTCTGAATACTGAAAAAATTCTAAATCTGGAAGAACTCACTTCTTTAGAAGAAAATCAGCCCACCGAAGTCGTTTTAGAAACTACATGATATTAGAACCAGATTCGGTCAGAGATTTATTTTTACAACCCGGCGGCTTTTATTGGGGAAAAGGAAATATCAGAATTAGAACTTTGCTCGGCTCTTGCATTTCAATCTGTTTTTGGCATCCTTCCCTTCTCTCCGGAGGAATGGCGCACGTTATGCTACCTTTTAGACCTTCTTCGATTCATTTCGATGATAGTCTAAATGCGAAGTATGTAGAAGACGCGTTTCAGTTATTCTTTGAAAAGTTAGTAGGATCGAAAAGGCAGTATCAAATTAAACTATTCGGAGGAGCGTCCATGTTCTCTACGGAAGAGGAAAAACTTCTAGAACTCAAATCGGTTCGAGATATAGGAATGAAAAACATACTTTCCGTCAAAGAACATTTAAACAAGAACCAACTTCCAATTACCTCCGAAGACTTAGGAGGTTTTTCCCATCGAAGAATTTTTTTTTCACTTTGGGACGGTGAAATTTATGTAGAAAGGCCCGAACATACATGATTCAAGTTTTTATCATCGATGATTCTGCGGTAGTTCGTCAGGTTCTTACTCAAATCCTGAACAAAGATCCGGAAATCGAAATCATTGGTTTTGCTTCCGATCCTATTTTTGCTTTTGAAAAACTTTCCTCAATTTGGCCGGACGTATTTATACTCGATATAGAAATGCCTCGTATGGACGGAATTTCTTTTTTAAAAAAGATCATGTCAGAAAAACCAACTCCGGTCATCATCTGTTCTTCGTTAGCTGAAAAAGAATCCGAAACAGCGGTTCTGGCTATGAAACTAGGAGCGGTAGACGTTCTCGAAAAACCCAAAATTGGTCTAAAAAATTTTTTGGAAGAATCGGAAATTCTTTTTATAGATTCTGTCAGAGCCGCATCAAACGCTCGAATCAAAATTCATTCTTTTCAAAACGACGATTCTAAATTTTTCGAAAATCATAAACAGTCCAAAGCGGATTTCTCTAAAATTAATACGACTGATAAACTCATCGCAATCGGAACTTCCACTGGAGGAACCCAGGCTTTAGAATTTATTCTTACACAATTAAACGTTCATTGTCCCGGAATTGTGATCGTACAACACATGCCCGAAAAATTTACGGAAACGTTTGCCAATCGACTCAATCAGATTTGTAAAATTCAAATAAAGGAAGCAAAAGACGGAGACCGTATTCAGCTGGGATCCGCATATATCGCTCCCGGAAATAAACATATGGAAATTTTTCTAAGTGGAGCTCAGTTTCATATTCGGGTGTTAGACGGTCCTTTAGTAAATAGACATAGACCTTCCGTAGATACTCTTTTTCATTCTGTGGCAAAGATAGCAGGTAAAAACGCTAAAGGAATCATCATGACTGGAATGGGAAACGACGGAGCCAACGGGCTTTTAAAAATGAAACAGTCCGGAGCACATACGATCGCTCAAGACGAAACAAGTTGTGTGGTTTTTGGAATGCCTAAGGAAGCTATTTTAAAAGGTGCGGTTGATTCCATTCTACCTTTATCCAAAATCGTAAGGGAGGTTCAGTATTTTTAAGTTAGAATATAATTAATTTCTAAAAAACATTCCAGTGAAATTGAGTTCAATCCCCGCCTTGTTTCATTTAAACTTACTTTCACTAATATTTACTGAATTTACACAAAATTTCTCCACGAAACCATAACCTAATATTGATTATACGAATTCGATATTTTCGAAAAAACGGACTTAAAAGTCCCGTTCTTTCCTATCGAAATCAAAAATTCAAATCAGACTTAACGTAACTTTCTTTTTTCTTTCCGCGACTTCCGTTTCAGTTTCAATATGAATCACTTCATCCGGAACAATTTTGAAAATAGTCTGACCTTTAGAAATGATTTTTCCGTCGCTGTCGTTTAACAAAATCTCTTTTACGGTTCCGCTAAACGGCGCTGAAATTTTGTTGAACATTTTCATTACTTCTACGATGAACAAAGGTTGTCCCGCCTTAAAATGATCCCCTACTTTTACCATAGGAGGAAGATCAGGAGCTTCTTTCGAATAAAACATTCCTCCCATAGGAGCTACGATTTCGTCCGAACTAGCTTTAGGTGGAGGAGCTAAAAACTTAATCAAAGAATCCCTAGTTTCTGTTTTCCTAAATTCTTCCGGAATGATAGCTTCTAATTTTTCATCCACTTCCAATTTATAAAATCCGGAATTGAGTCCAGCGTAAGGAATAAATTTTAACAGTTCAAGCCCCGCCTGATAACCATTATGCGAAGTAAAAACAGACTGTAACAATCCGGATTCGATTCCATTCAGAGATTTTCCAGAGTTCAAGCTTGTAACGAGTTCTATCGAATCCGCAGAAATCCCAGTTCTTTTTGCAAGTTCTTGGTAAAAAGAAAGCGCCTTTTGAAGAACTTCATCATCGTGATCCCATATTTGTTCTGAAGGAGGAAGATTCGGATCGGCTTCCATATTTAGATAATGATAAAGATCCGCAAGTATAAAGATCGGATTTCTAAGCCATTCAATTTTGGAACCGGAAATTTTCCAGGAACGATTCAGATGAAAACCGATAAATCCGGCGGTTAAGTGAGCGTCTTTAATCAGCTCCCCGATTGGTCTTGTGATCAAAGTCAATTTTCTACTTAGAACTTTTTTAAGATCCGCAGAAGACGCCTCTGAAATCATTTTTTTCCAAGCGATTTCCAGATCCACATCCTTGATGATCTTTTCTAAAGCGCCTACTCCGGCGAGATAAGAAATCATAAAAGAAGTGGAAGGTTTGAACATCGCGTCTTTTCCAAGAATCCAGTGAATCAGACCATAATGAACCAAAAGATTTGTCTGTAGGTCGTAACCTCTTAATTCAGTCTTTCTTAATATATTTCCGAGACGAATTAAATTGTCCTTACGATTTTCTCCGTGAGAAATAAGTAGAGCAATATTGGAATCATACGCTCCAGCTACTTTATAATGTACGAATAGACCCATATCCGGATTTCGGATGCTGATCCCTTGATCGTCCCTGATCTCGTCCGCAAGAGGTTTAGACCAATTCATGATCACACCACCCGCGTGCGGTTGAATCGCTTTGTTAGTAGCGTTGATACGCACTTCCGCTCCGGATGGAAACCTAAAAATTCTTTCCGGTTTTTGAAGTCTTTTTCCATGAAGAGAAAGAAGTGCCATCGCTTCGATCAAACTATCTACGATAAAAAATTCATTCTGATTTTCCGGATTCTTAAACTTCAAAGAATACACCATCTCAGTGACTCTATGTTCTACTTGAATTCTAGTATTCACTTCCATAAAGAAATGATTGGTCCCTTCTACGATGGACTCGAATGTAGAAACACTATTGAGTTTTACTGCGGCTCCGAAACGTTCTGATTGTTCTTCCATTTCTCTCAGAACTTTAAGATCTCCTTTGAGGACTTCCGCCTTTTTAGGATGTGTGGCCACACAAACGGCAATTTCTTTTTCGAGAAGTTCTTGAGTTAAAGAAAGTTCTAGAAGTTTTTGTTCGTGCATTTGGACCGAACAATCCCTTCCACCGAGCGCCAGACACCATTCTCCGTTTCCAATGAGTTGAATTTCGTTGTGTCTTGTATTTTCTATGTTTAATTCTATTAGAAAATTCTTATTGGTTCCAGGAGCCGTGACCTTAGACTCCGAAAGAATTTCCTGAACCGCACCTTTTACTTCTTCCGGTTTGGAAACCACTCTTTGTCCTTTTCCGCCGCCACCACCGATGTATTTAAAACGTATTCTATTTTTGGAATATTTCTCCCAAATTTTTTTACATTCTTTTTCGGCTTCAACTTGAAGATCCGTTATGGATACAAGTTCTATAATTTTAGAATATCCTAATTCTAGCAAGTTCTCCGCGTTCACTTCCAAAGACAAAGAAGGATCAAAAACAAAATCGATTCCTTTTTCTTTTGCGATTTTTTCGAGAGACTTAGCGTCAGGGGCCTTTGCTAACAATGCAAGAGAAGAAATATTATCCACACCAGGAGTTACGGAAACTTCCAACTTTCTTGCGATTTTTTTTGCGGCGTCTTTGGAACCAGCCTGATCGGCTACATACGAAGCAGGTCCCATAAAAATGACTCCGCTTTTTTCGATCGCGGAAATGAATTCAGAATCTTCCGCCATAAATCCGTAACCGGCAAAGATATGAGTATATTTGTTATCTTTTGCGATGGAAATGATCTGTTCGATCCTTTCCATCTTTTCTTCCTTACCCGCTCCCATATAATCTGGAACACGATGGATATTATTAGGAAAACGAAATCCTCTTAGTTCTGGAGCCAAGGCCATCGGATACACGACCGAATCTTTTTCGGAAAGTAAGATTCCGTATTCTCTGATTCCGATCGAATCGAAAATTTCCATTGCTTCTTTTCGGACTGGCCCCCTACAAACGATCAGACATTTGATCGATTCCAAAGAAAAAGAACGGATCCAAGGAGAACTGGATTGATGAAATTGAATACGATTGTTTTGAAAGTCGATCATGTTAGATTACTCAAACTCCCTTTGAGGTCCGGACAACGGAGCCGGTTTATAATGTCGGATTAAATAATCCAGATTTTGGAAAAGAATGTTTCTGGTCGTTCCAGGAAGAACAATTCTAGAAACGGAACCGAGAGAAAGCGCTTCTTTCGGATTCATCAATTCTCTTTCGTATTGAGTAGAAAGTGTCTGAAGTTTTTTATCTCGAATTACGACGGCTTCCTTTTCGGACATTCCTTTCTTTACATTTTCTTGATATTCTTTTTGAATGGAAGAAACCTCGTCCTTATAAACATAGTCTTTTCCAGCGGGGCCCATTACCGCAATTCTAGCAGTCGGAAGCGCAAACACCATGTCCGCTCCGGTGTGATAAGAATTAAAACAAGCGTAAGCACCTCCGAATGCATTTCGAATAATCAGCGTTAGACGAGGCGTACGAATATCTATGATAGAATCTAGAAGTTTCCTTCCTTCGAGTACGATTCCGTTTTGTTCCTGCTCTTTTCCGGGTAAAAATCCCGTCGTATCTTCTAAAAAAACGATCGGAATATTATAGAGGTTGCAGAATCGAATAAATCTAGTTCCTTTTCTGGCCGCACCAATGTCTATCTGTCCGGAAGAAACCGCGGAGTTGTTTGCGACAAATGCGACAACGTGTCCTCCAATTCTTCCGAAAGCAGTCACCAAGTTTCTGGAACGTTGTCCTTGGATTTCAAAATACTGACCGTGGTCGCAAATATTTTGTAGATACAAAGTGATGTCGAAAGGAGTATTCATCCCAGTAGGAGAATTAAACGTTTTCTTAAATAAAATTTCCTCTTCGTAGATAAACCTGTCTGTAGGATCGGAAGTAGCATGAAAAGGAGCCAAAGAATGATTGTTATCCGGAAGATACGAAAGTAAACGAAGAGCGGTTCTTAAAGAACCCAATTCGTCCCCGGTAACAATATCCACTACACCACTTTGTCCGTGAACCTTAGGACCTCCCAAATCGTCCGCGGAAATATCTTCGCCTAATACCGATTTAACGACTCCGGGACCAGTTAAACCAAAGAAGGTATTATCACACTGAATCATAAAAGATCCCTGGCGCGGAAGATAGGCTCCTCCACCCGCGTTGAACCCGAACATAAGCATCAAACTAGGAACCACTCCACTGATCTTACGAAGTGCAGTAAATGCCTCACTATAACCGTCCAGTCCTCCTACTCCGGCAGGAACAAAAGCTCCTGCGGAATCATTCATACCAATCAGAGGAATGCCGTGTTCTCCGGCCATATAAATCAGTCTGGCGAGTTTACTTCCGTTGGTAGCATCCATCGAACCAGCGCGAAGAGTAAAATCGTGACCATAGACGGCCACGTCTCTACCGTTGATATTTAAAATTCCCGTAACTAAAGAAGCTCCGTCTAAACTTTTTCCCCAGTTTTGATAGAGAATATTGGGTTCTTGATCCGTAAGCACCTTAATTCTTTCCCAAACGGTCATCCTGTCTTTGGAATGTTGAACTAAAATCCTATCAACTCCTCCACCTAAAAGAGGTTTGTTGAGTAGTTCTTTTCCCAACTCATTTGCTTCTTCGTAAAGACCACGGGGCTTAAGAATTTCAGGTTCGGAAGTGGATTGAAATGGATTTTCCAGGGAATACTTTGCTTCGGACATGAGAGAACCTTTCAATGGAATAAAATAAATCCAGTTTTTAAAGAAAGGATTCTCGGGAAAGTTAAATTCGAGTCGGATGTAAGAAGAGAAACTATTTTATAGCGGATTCTAGAGTTTCAAAAATGCTAAACATGGAATTCATATCTATGATTTCGAATACCTTTCTCACAGCAGGTTTGATCCCTGCCAATCGGAACTCCACGTCTTTTTCTCTACAAATTCTGAGAGCGGCTACAATGATTCTGAGTCCCGCAGACGAAATGAATTCAACAGAAGAAAGATCTAAAACGATCACACGAGAATTTCCAGTTTTGATCTGTTCCATAAAAGCAGATTCTATCTTATGAGTATTGTGTACGTCTAAGTTCCCAATCAAATGAATGATTTTAGAATGATTTTTAATTTCAGACGTTATTTCCATTGGAAGCCTTGTTTTGAAAATTCTTTTTGAGAACTAAAAAATTCTTTCCACCTTCACTGGAATAATCGACCGAATCCATGAGCTTTTCGATCAGATACACTCCAAAACCACCCTTTCTTTTGCCGCTTAGATTGTCTTCGATGGATGGATCTTGAACGTCTTCTCTATTAAAGACTTTCCCAGAATCAATTAATACAATGGTAATCCAATCCCCTGTAAAGCGTATTTTACATTCGAATTTCGGATTTTTCAAATCTGTATTTTCATAACCGTGCATCACTATATTCGTACCCGCCTCGTCGCAAGCGAGAAGAATATCGTCTCTTTGAGAATCCTCTAAATTTCGAACCTTAATCGTTTGATATACAAATTCTCTAAACAAAGGAATTGCAGAAGTTTTAGCCTCGAAAACCCGAGAAAACTGATAGTTATCGTTAAACTTCAAAATCATCACAGTAAAATCGTCGAATAACTCAGGTGCTCCTGAAAATTCCCGCACAAGTTTGAAAAGTTCTTCAACAATCTGTTCCGAAGGAAGATGTCTTCTAACAATCACTTCTCGGATCATTCTTTCTAAACCAAATTCTTCATCCTTGGAATTTTTTTCTTCAATCGCACCATCGGTATAAAGAATGAACATATCTCCCGGTTCCACGGTCAGACTTCCTCCTTTATAACTCGCAGAAGGAAGAACTCCTAAAGGAGGACCTGAACCTTTGATAATCTCCCAAGAACCGTCTTTTCGAATCAGAACCTGATCGTTATGACCGGCGGACGCATAATCTAAAGTGAATATTGCAGGATTATAATGAATGAAAAACGTAGTCACAAACATTCCGTTATGCGAGTCCTCGTAGATGAGGGCATTTCCCTGTTTCAAAATTTCTTCGGGATCTAAATCGTGATCTCTGGCAAGAGTTCGTATGATGGATGAACTCATGGCCATAAAAATCGCTGCCGGAAGACTTTTTCCGGAAACATCCGATATGAGAAAAGAATACTGGCCATCCTGATACTGATAGTAATCGTAAAAATCCCCCGAAACCTCTTTAGCTGGAACGGATTTAACTCCCAGATCAAAATTAGAATGAAACGCTTTAGATTCTGGTAATATGTTTTTTTGAATCTCCCTAGTGATCTCTATTTCTCTTTCCAAGGAACGTTGCATCGCTTTTCTAGAAATCATCTCATTCTGAAGTTTCAAAGTTTCGTGTCCTCTTGCGACCAAGGACGCGAAGGTCTGCAAAAGTCTAAGATGAGAATAATTGTAAGAAAGTTTATCCACACGATCCGAAACGGTAATCACTCCAAAGGCATTTCTTCCAGGATTTGTCAAAGGAAGAACGATATAAGAACCTTTTAAAAACTCCAAATCCAATTCATGATTAAATTCAAAATTTTGAATATCTTCTTTGATCGTGGTTTTTTCCTCCTCAATCGAACGATAAATAAAACTTCCCTGATAATCCTTGGTTCTAAAAATTTCCACGATCTTTTCAGACGTATAAGAAATAGAAGTAAGAAGACCCATCTTACGGTTGATCAAAAAAATTCCAGTTCTACCAGCATCCATCTCGTTATGAATTACAGGAATCGAATGTTTCATTAAATCCGCTTGACTTTTAGCGGAGGAAACTACTTGCGAAAGTTCGAATAAACTTTCCAACTCCGATACTTTTTTTCGGAGATCCTTGTTTGCATCTTCTAAATTTTGTAGAAGTCCAGTCTTTTGAATCGCAAGTGCAGAGGTTCCGGAAAAACTTAAAAAAAGTTCCAGATCTTCTTCTGTAAAAGAGTTCCGATCAATTGTGTTGATCGTTTCGATAACTCCGATTACCTGACCTTCCACTAAAAGAGGTGCGGCCATGATGTTTCTAGTCACAAAATGGGAAGCCTTATCCACTTCTCTGTAAACACGAGGATCGTTCATCGCATCATTAATGATCATCGGTTTTTTATCTTGAACTACCATCCCGGCGATACCTTTTCCAACCGGAACTTTGACCTTAGTGACCTCGTCTCTTTTCTCTCCTAAAACCGTATGAAAATAGAGGTATTCCTTTGTATCGTCCAAAAGAAGTACACTACACGCCTCGGTTCTAAATACGGATTTGGAAGAAAGCATAATCGCTTCTAAAAGTTGAGAAAGATCCAGAGATTTATTGATCAGTCCTGAAACTCGAATGATTTCAGTTAACAAAAAATCGAAACGATCCGTTTGTTTTCGGATTTGTACAGATTCAAGCGCTACCCTAGATATGGTCATCAAAGAAAGAACGACTAAAGAAGATTCTCCCGAGATAAAAGACTTTTCCAAAAGATCAGATATAACTCGAACCGTCTCTTTTAGATGTGTAAAATCGGATTCCCTAAATTCTCCACCTTCTTGATCGGATCTTCCAAGTAGGATAGTTCCAAATATTTTTTTTTGATCCTCCAAAGCAGAGGTTCCGAGTTCTCCTACGTGTAACACACAGCAGACGGAATTTTGTTCTAACTGGGGAATGATTTTATTCGGACTTATCCCTTTTTTCAGATTGAGATCTTGGCCCGTTTTAAAACAAAACTCGGATACAAGTTTTGCTTCTTCAATCTTATTAGAAGGATGATTTCCGTAAATGGACTTTAAGGTTCCGTCTTCTAAACGAAAACTGAATATTCCAAATTTTGCAGATGTTATATGAATGATTTCAGTAAGAAGAGTTTCAAAAACTACCGCGAGCCCCGGATTGTCTTCCAAATAAAGACTTCCATCAGAGCCTTGTCTGAGAAGGGAATCCTGTTTTTTATTTGAGATCAAAGCGAAAAAGTTAAGTATCAGCCGACTTGAAACTTTAAGGCTTCTTCCCTAAGTTTCTTATTTACACTTTCCAACTCTTTAATACGAGACAGAGCACTCATCAATTCTTCACGGGAAAGATTGGTAACTACGTTTGTAGCGTCAAAAGCTTCCTTAACGTCCTTAAGTTCTTTTCCGGAATATTGAATGATCCCCTCATACATACGAATGATTTCGTCTGCATTCTCTAATTCCTGTTCGTTAAGTCTTAAAACTTTTTCATAACCTTTGATGATGTCGTTTTGGATCTTTAGTTTTTTCTGTAAATCTTCGATCGACTCACTCATCCTAAGACACTCCTGTATTTGTATTGACTTCGAAGAAATCGGTAAAAACCTGCTTCTCAAGCGGGGACGTAGCTCAGTTGGGAGAGCGTTTGAATGGCATTCAAAAGGTCGGGGGTTCGATTCCCCTCGTCTCCAAGTTCGACCTGCCGCCACTTGAGTTTTTAGCCTTTTGACTCGGTGTCAAACTATTTTACAACCGA
This genomic window contains:
- a CDS encoding SpoIIE family protein phosphatase, whose amino-acid sequence is MISNKKQDSLLRQGSDGSLYLEDNPGLAVVFETLLTEIIHITSAKFGIFSFRLEDGTLKSIYGNHPSNKIEEAKLVSEFCFKTGQDLNLKKGISPNKIIPQLEQNSVCCVLHVGELGTSALEDQKKIFGTILLGRSDQEGGEFRESDFTHLKETVRVISDLLEKSFISGESSLVVLSLMTISRVALESVQIRKQTDRFDFLLTEIIRVSGLINKSLDLSQLLEAIMLSSKSVFRTEACSVLLLDDTKEYLYFHTVLGEKRDEVTKVKVPVGKGIAGMVVQDKKPMIINDAMNDPRVYREVDKASHFVTRNIMAAPLLVEGQVIGVIETINTIDRNSFTEEDLELFLSFSGTSALAIQKTGLLQNLEDANKDLRKKVSELESLFELSQVVSSAKSQADLMKHSIPVIHNEMDAGRTGIFLINRKMGLLTSISYTSEKIVEIFRTKDYQGSFIYRSIEEEKTTIKEDIQNFEFNHELDLEFLKGSYIVLPLTNPGRNAFGVITVSDRVDKLSYNYSHLRLLQTFASLVARGHETLKLQNEMISRKAMQRSLEREIEITREIQKNILPESKAFHSNFDLGVKSVPAKEVSGDFYDYYQYQDGQYSFLISDVSGKSLPAAIFMAMSSSIIRTLARDHDLDPEEILKQGNALIYEDSHNGMFVTTFFIHYNPAIFTLDYASAGHNDQVLIRKDGSWEIIKGSGPPLGVLPSASYKGGSLTVEPGDMFILYTDGAIEEKNSKDEEFGLERMIREVIVRRHLPSEQIVEELFKLVREFSGAPELFDDFTVMILKFNDNYQFSRVFEAKTSAIPLFREFVYQTIKVRNLEDSQRDDILLACDEAGTNIVMHGYENTDLKNPKFECKIRFTGDWITIVLIDSGKVFNREDVQDPSIEDNLSGKRKGGFGVYLIEKLMDSVDYSSEGGKNFLVLKKNFQNKASNGNNV